In a genomic window of Verrucomicrobiota bacterium:
- a CDS encoding dihydroorotate dehydrogenase-like protein — protein MDLSTTYLGLKLRTPLVPSASPLSEDLDNLKRMEDAGAAAVVLHSLFEEQIRLERYELAHHLTQGTESYPEALTYFPEPAEFHIGPEVYLTHIRKAKQSMNIPIIASLNGSTPGKWTQYARLIEQAGADALELNIYWIPTDMEMRADEVEHVYVEILKAVKSEVKIPVAVKLSPFFSNFANMAARLDAAGANALVLFNRFYQPDIELESLEVTPSVFYSTPMAMRLPMRWIAILYDRISASLAATSGIHRGTDALKMLMAGADVTMLCSVLMRHGIDQLRVIEREMVAWMQEHEYISVEQLKGCLSHKNCPDPSAFERAQYMKAVGGNHAP, from the coding sequence ATGGACTTGAGCACAACCTATCTCGGACTAAAATTGCGAACACCGCTGGTGCCTTCCGCTTCGCCGTTGTCCGAAGACCTCGACAACCTCAAGCGCATGGAAGACGCCGGCGCCGCCGCGGTGGTTCTTCATTCACTGTTTGAGGAGCAGATCCGCCTGGAGCGCTACGAGCTGGCGCACCATCTCACCCAGGGCACGGAGAGTTATCCCGAAGCGTTGACTTACTTTCCCGAACCCGCGGAGTTTCACATTGGGCCGGAGGTTTATCTTACGCACATCAGGAAGGCGAAGCAATCCATGAACATCCCGATCATCGCCAGCCTCAACGGCTCGACACCCGGCAAATGGACGCAATACGCCCGGCTCATCGAACAGGCTGGGGCCGACGCGCTGGAACTGAATATCTACTGGATTCCGACCGACATGGAGATGAGAGCCGATGAAGTAGAACACGTTTATGTGGAAATTCTCAAAGCGGTGAAATCGGAAGTGAAGATTCCGGTGGCGGTGAAATTAAGCCCGTTCTTCAGCAACTTTGCCAACATGGCGGCGCGGCTCGACGCCGCCGGGGCGAACGCACTCGTCCTGTTCAACCGCTTTTATCAACCGGACATTGAGTTGGAATCGCTGGAAGTCACGCCCAGCGTATTCTACAGCACGCCGATGGCGATGCGTCTGCCCATGCGCTGGATCGCGATTCTTTACGATCGCATCAGCGCCAGTCTCGCAGCCACGAGCGGCATTCATCGTGGGACGGATGCGTTGAAAATGCTGATGGCCGGCGCGGATGTTACGATGCTCTGCTCCGTCCTCATGCGTCACGGCATCGATCAACTCCGCGTCATTGAGCGCGAGATGGTCGCGTGGATGCAGGAGCACGAATACATTTCGGTCGAGCAACTAAAGGGATGTTTGAGTCATAAAAACTGCCCGGACCCCAGCGCCTTTGAACGAGCACAGTATATGAAGGCAGTTGGCGGCAACCACGCTCCCTGA
- a CDS encoding zinc ribbon domain-containing protein, with protein sequence MPLYEYICRKCHKKFGEVLTIKEHEEKKIRCPKCDSADLEKVIEPFVAVTSKKSGKW encoded by the coding sequence ATGCCACTCTACGAATACATTTGCCGGAAATGTCACAAGAAATTTGGCGAAGTGCTGACGATCAAGGAACACGAAGAAAAAAAGATTCGATGTCCGAAGTGTGACAGCGCAGACTTGGAAAAGGTCATTGAACCGTTTGTCGCTGTTACTTCGAAGAAGAGCGGGAAGTGGTGA
- a CDS encoding TraR/DksA family transcriptional regulator: protein MKHGLKKRFSGRAASMSPAKIDPKWAWHYRALVALRERLLRERGEKLDDASQPLEPHSMDMADSATDEFDHNMALSELSAEQDAFFEIEEALKRILNGSYGVCEETGKPISPARLRAIPWARFSKDIEDRFEQQGAVNRAQLGQVASVRGPQNRSLEESESPEEESQETTPKDEALAQVYSPPGRHLHPHEGSGKQHKRPSGAGGVE from the coding sequence ATGAAACACGGTTTGAAAAAGCGATTCAGCGGTCGAGCCGCTTCCATGTCGCCGGCGAAAATCGATCCAAAATGGGCGTGGCATTACCGCGCCCTGGTGGCGTTGCGTGAGCGACTGCTGCGGGAGCGTGGTGAAAAGTTGGATGACGCGTCGCAGCCGCTTGAACCGCACAGCATGGACATGGCAGACAGCGCCACGGATGAATTTGATCACAACATGGCGTTGAGCGAGCTGTCTGCCGAGCAGGACGCATTTTTCGAAATTGAAGAAGCGCTCAAGCGCATCCTGAACGGCAGCTACGGTGTCTGCGAGGAAACCGGGAAACCGATTTCGCCCGCGCGCCTGCGGGCCATTCCGTGGGCTCGTTTTTCGAAAGATATTGAGGATCGGTTCGAGCAGCAGGGTGCCGTCAATCGCGCCCAGCTCGGACAGGTCGCCTCGGTTCGAGGTCCCCAGAACCGGAGTCTGGAGGAATCCGAGTCGCCGGAGGAAGAGTCCCAGGAAACCACGCCGAAAGACGAAGCCCTTGCCCAGGTCTATTCGCCGCCTGGCCGGCATCTTCACCCGCACGAGGGTTCAGGCAAACAACACAAACGCCCTTCAGGAGCAGGCGGCGTCGAATGA
- the nifJ gene encoding pyruvate:ferredoxin (flavodoxin) oxidoreductase, which yields MNQMKTIDATEAVARVAYALNEVIAIYPITPASGMGEWADAWAAARQKNLWGTVPSVIEMQSEGGAAGAIHGALQTGALATTFTASQGLLLMIPNLYKIAGELTPMVLHVAARSLAAQALSIFGDHSDVMAARATGFAMLCSASVQEAQDFALIAHAATLESRIPFVHFFDGFRTSHEISKIEVLTDEILRAMIDEQCVLEHRARALSPDHPVLRGTAQNPDVYFQARETVNPFYAAAPGIVQEAMDKFARLTGRQYGLFDYHGAGDAEQVIVLMGSGCEAVHETVDFLNAGGERVGLLKVRLYRPFDSERFMEALPPSVKAIAVLDRTKEPGSAGEPLYLDCVNALYEGLSSGWAKFTTLPMIVGGRYGLSSKEFTPAMIKSVFENLAQASPKNHFTVGIHDDVSGTSLDYDALFSVEPKQVFRALIYGLGSDGTVGANKESIKIIGENTDHYAQGYFVYDSKKSGAVTVSHLRFGPKPIRSTYLVSEANFVGCHQPFFLERLDVAEQLAPGGTFLLNAPWGPDETWRRLPEPTQRRLINQYAKLFVIDAHKVARECGMGGRINTVMQVCFFSVSGVLPRDEAIAAIKDSIRKTYGKKGEEIVQMNLNAVDNTLANLHEVKVPDHVTSLTEIQPPISPRAPEFVRNVLGTIIAGRGDALPVSALPVDGTYPTATARWEKRNLATEIPVWDPNVCIQCGKCVFVCPHAVIRSKVYEAADLSGAPTQFKVHDARHPDWKGLKYTLQVAPEDCTGCGICVDVCPARNKSEARLKAINMRPQPPLRETERANWEFFLSLPDTDRRAAHANNVHGVQTLEPLFEFSGACAGCGETPYLKLLTQLFGDRLMIANATGCSSIYGGNLPTTPWAKNTEGRGPAWSNSLFEDNAEFGLGFRVSIDKQREFACEQLRQMSGVVGEELARRVLEADQKDEAGIYEQRQAVDELKQKLTALNTNEGRRLLAVADTLVRKSVWIVGGDGWAYDIGFGGLDHVLASGRNVKVLVLDTEVYSNTGGQCSKSTPRGAVAKFAAGGKPAAKKDLGLIAMTYGNVYVASVAMGAKDEHTLKAFLEAEAYDGPALIIAYSHCIAHGINMTTAMQNQKSAVQSGQWLLYRYHPERARSGENCLQLDSQTPRLKVEQYLNLENRFKMLTKSKPDEAKKLFAQAQQDVGVRWQLYQYLAARDCKLRTTEPVAAPVKPVSEDA from the coding sequence ATGAACCAAATGAAAACCATTGACGCCACCGAAGCCGTGGCGCGCGTAGCCTACGCGCTCAACGAAGTCATCGCCATCTATCCCATCACGCCCGCGTCGGGGATGGGTGAGTGGGCGGACGCCTGGGCCGCAGCCAGGCAAAAAAATCTTTGGGGCACGGTGCCTTCCGTCATCGAAATGCAAAGCGAAGGCGGCGCGGCGGGCGCGATTCACGGCGCGCTGCAAACCGGCGCGCTCGCGACCACTTTCACGGCGTCGCAGGGGTTGCTGCTGATGATTCCCAACCTGTACAAAATCGCCGGTGAACTGACGCCGATGGTATTGCACGTTGCGGCCCGCTCACTGGCGGCGCAGGCGCTTTCCATCTTTGGCGACCACAGTGACGTGATGGCCGCGCGGGCCACGGGTTTTGCGATGCTTTGTTCGGCCTCGGTGCAGGAAGCACAGGATTTTGCGCTGATCGCCCACGCCGCCACGTTGGAGTCGCGGATTCCCTTTGTGCATTTTTTCGACGGCTTCCGGACCTCGCACGAGATTTCCAAGATCGAAGTGCTGACGGATGAAATTCTTCGCGCGATGATCGACGAGCAATGCGTGCTGGAACATCGTGCCCGGGCGCTTTCGCCCGATCATCCCGTCCTGCGCGGCACCGCGCAAAACCCGGACGTTTATTTTCAAGCGCGCGAAACGGTGAATCCGTTTTACGCCGCCGCTCCGGGCATCGTTCAAGAGGCGATGGACAAGTTCGCCCGGTTGACCGGCCGGCAATACGGACTCTTCGACTATCACGGCGCGGGCGATGCGGAACAAGTGATCGTGCTGATGGGTTCCGGTTGCGAAGCGGTCCACGAAACCGTCGATTTTCTGAACGCCGGCGGCGAAAGAGTCGGCCTGCTCAAGGTGCGTTTGTATCGACCGTTCGACTCAGAACGATTCATGGAAGCACTGCCGCCAAGTGTCAAAGCCATCGCCGTCCTCGACCGCACCAAAGAACCCGGCAGCGCTGGCGAACCGCTGTATTTGGATTGCGTCAATGCGCTCTACGAAGGCTTGAGCAGCGGCTGGGCAAAGTTCACAACGCTGCCGATGATTGTCGGCGGTCGCTACGGGCTGTCTTCCAAAGAATTCACCCCCGCGATGATCAAGTCGGTCTTCGAGAACCTCGCGCAAGCGTCACCCAAAAACCATTTCACCGTCGGCATACACGATGATGTTTCCGGCACGAGTCTCGATTACGACGCACTCTTTTCGGTCGAACCAAAGCAGGTTTTTCGAGCGTTGATTTACGGACTTGGCTCCGACGGGACGGTTGGCGCGAACAAGGAATCCATCAAGATCATCGGCGAGAATACCGATCACTACGCCCAGGGATATTTTGTTTACGACTCCAAAAAGTCCGGCGCCGTCACCGTGTCGCATTTGCGGTTCGGCCCGAAGCCGATCCGTTCGACGTATCTTGTGTCCGAGGCGAATTTCGTCGGCTGCCATCAACCATTCTTTTTGGAACGCCTCGATGTCGCCGAGCAACTCGCGCCGGGCGGAACGTTTCTGCTCAATGCGCCCTGGGGGCCGGACGAAACATGGCGTCGCCTGCCCGAGCCCACGCAACGCCGCCTGATCAACCAGTACGCAAAACTTTTCGTCATCGACGCTCACAAGGTCGCGCGTGAATGCGGCATGGGCGGCCGCATCAACACCGTGATGCAGGTCTGTTTCTTTTCCGTCTCCGGGGTGCTGCCGCGCGACGAAGCCATCGCGGCCATCAAGGATTCCATCCGCAAGACCTACGGCAAAAAGGGTGAAGAAATCGTGCAAATGAACCTGAACGCCGTGGACAACACGTTGGCGAATCTTCACGAAGTAAAAGTGCCCGATCACGTCACGAGCCTCACGGAAATCCAACCGCCAATTTCCCCACGCGCGCCTGAGTTTGTGCGCAACGTCCTCGGCACAATCATCGCCGGTCGCGGCGACGCGCTTCCGGTCAGCGCATTGCCGGTGGACGGAACTTATCCGACCGCCACCGCGCGCTGGGAAAAGCGCAACCTCGCCACGGAGATTCCCGTGTGGGACCCCAACGTCTGCATCCAATGTGGAAAATGCGTCTTCGTCTGCCCGCACGCCGTCATCCGCAGCAAGGTTTATGAGGCGGCTGATCTGTCCGGCGCGCCGACTCAGTTCAAGGTACACGACGCGCGGCATCCGGACTGGAAGGGACTAAAATACACGTTGCAGGTCGCGCCAGAGGATTGCACCGGCTGCGGCATCTGCGTCGATGTCTGTCCGGCGCGCAACAAATCCGAAGCGCGGCTCAAAGCCATCAACATGCGCCCGCAGCCACCGCTCCGTGAAACCGAACGCGCGAACTGGGAGTTCTTTTTGTCGCTTCCCGACACCGACCGCCGCGCTGCACACGCGAACAACGTGCATGGCGTGCAGACCTTGGAGCCGCTGTTCGAGTTTTCGGGCGCGTGTGCAGGTTGCGGGGAGACGCCCTACCTCAAGTTGCTCACACAATTGTTCGGTGACCGCCTCATGATCGCCAACGCGACGGGTTGCTCCTCCATCTACGGCGGCAATCTGCCGACCACACCGTGGGCGAAGAACACCGAGGGACGAGGACCGGCCTGGTCAAACTCGCTGTTTGAGGACAATGCGGAGTTCGGATTGGGCTTCCGGGTTTCCATCGACAAGCAACGGGAATTCGCCTGCGAACAACTCAGACAAATGAGTGGCGTTGTCGGTGAAGAACTCGCGCGTAGAGTTCTTGAGGCGGACCAAAAGGACGAGGCGGGCATTTACGAGCAACGCCAGGCAGTGGACGAACTGAAGCAGAAGTTGACAGCCTTGAACACTAACGAAGGGCGCCGCTTGCTCGCCGTTGCCGACACGCTGGTGCGCAAGAGTGTTTGGATCGTCGGTGGCGATGGTTGGGCGTATGACATTGGCTTCGGCGGACTGGATCACGTTCTCGCCAGCGGTCGCAATGTCAAAGTGCTCGTCCTCGACACGGAAGTTTATTCCAACACGGGCGGTCAATGTTCCAAGTCCACCCCGCGCGGCGCGGTGGCGAAGTTTGCCGCCGGCGGCAAACCCGCCGCGAAGAAAGACCTCGGCCTCATCGCCATGACCTACGGCAATGTGTACGTGGCATCCGTGGCGATGGGCGCAAAGGATGAGCACACGCTGAAAGCATTTCTGGAGGCCGAGGCTTACGACGGGCCGGCGCTCATCATCGCCTACAGCCATTGCATCGCCCACGGCATCAACATGACCACCGCGATGCAGAACCAGAAGTCCGCCGTGCAATCCGGCCAATGGCTGCTGTATCGCTACCATCCCGAGCGCGCCAGGAGCGGCGAGAATTGTTTGCAGTTGGATTCACAAACACCGCGATTGAAGGTCGAACAATATTTGAATCTGGAGAACCGGTTCAAGATGCTGACCAAGAGCAAACCGGACGAAGCGAAAAAGCTGTTTGCCCAAGCCCAGCAGGACGTCGGTGTTCGCTGGCAGCTTTACCAGTATCTCGCCGCCCGCGATTGTAAATTGCGAACCACCGAGCCGGTCGCCGCGCCGGTCAAGCCGGTTTCGGAAGATGCTTGA
- a CDS encoding bifunctional acetate--CoA ligase family protein/GNAT family N-acetyltransferase, with amino-acid sequence MKSQSITNLAPEHAHDILRHARRHPLESIFAPRTVAVIGATDKEGSVGRAVLKNLSAFAGTVFPINPRRTSVLGIQAFPNISEVPQKVDLAVIVTPAPTVSGIVRECVEAGVRGAIIISAGFKECGASGAELEQNILAEARRGRLRVIGPNCLGVMSPHAQFNPTFAATMARPGNVAFISQSGALCTAILDWSLRENVGFSAFVSVGSMLDVGWGDLIYYLGDDPYTRSIVIYMESVGDARSFLSAAREVALTKPIIVIKVGRTEAAAKAAASHTGSLTGSDEVLEAAFRRVGVLRVNTIEELFDMSEVLAKQPRPRGPRLAIVTNAGGPGALATDMLVNSGGQLAEFSETTRAALDQLLPPHWSHNNPIDILGDAGPERYAKAVELAARDANSDGVLAILTPQAMTEAVATAEHLKPFAKLDGKPLLACWMGGPAVEGGEAILNSSSIPTFKYPDRAARAFDLMWRYTQNLRSLYETPALNGTKSEPKSGSKPTELMAKARKAGRTLLTEFESKQILVAYDIPTVATRVALTEEEAVAQASDLGYPVVVKLFSESLTHKTEVGGVHLNIRNAAGVRRAWRAIESSVRQKAGAHHFLGVTVQPMISLEGYELILGSSIDAQFGPVLLFGAGGQLVEVFKDRALGLPPLNATLARRLMEQTRIYTALRGVRGRSPVDLAALEQLLVRFSQLVAEQRWIKEIDINPLLVSSDRILALDARIVLHEPTMREDQLPRSAIRPYPSQYVTGCKLRDGTSVTIRPIRPEDEPLMVTFHQTLSERSVYYRYFTPLRLEQRTAHERLARICFIDYDREMALVVERDDEKSGQREIVGVGRLSKLHGANDAEFALLVSDQWQRLGLGTRLLKTLVQIGRDEKLDRITATILPDNREMQHVCRRVGFQIRHEVGDAECRAEILL; translated from the coding sequence ATGAAAAGCCAAAGCATTACAAACCTTGCCCCTGAGCACGCGCACGACATTCTCCGGCACGCCCGGCGGCATCCGCTTGAATCGATCTTTGCGCCACGCACGGTGGCTGTCATTGGTGCCACGGATAAGGAAGGCAGTGTGGGCCGTGCGGTGCTGAAAAATCTCTCCGCATTCGCTGGCACCGTCTTTCCCATCAACCCCAGGCGCACCAGTGTGCTCGGTATTCAGGCCTTTCCCAATATTTCGGAGGTGCCACAAAAAGTTGATCTCGCCGTCATCGTCACGCCCGCGCCTACGGTCTCGGGCATTGTTCGCGAGTGTGTCGAAGCCGGCGTGCGTGGCGCCATCATCATCTCGGCGGGATTCAAGGAATGTGGCGCCAGCGGCGCGGAGTTGGAACAAAACATCCTGGCGGAAGCGAGACGCGGACGGTTGCGTGTCATCGGTCCGAATTGCCTCGGGGTGATGTCGCCCCATGCACAGTTCAATCCGACGTTCGCGGCCACCATGGCGCGTCCGGGCAACGTCGCTTTCATCAGCCAGAGTGGCGCGCTATGCACCGCCATCCTGGATTGGAGTCTGCGCGAAAACGTCGGCTTCAGCGCTTTTGTGTCGGTCGGCTCCATGCTCGATGTCGGCTGGGGCGACCTCATTTATTATCTCGGCGACGATCCGTACACCCGGAGCATCGTCATCTACATGGAATCCGTCGGCGACGCGCGGTCGTTCCTCTCGGCGGCGCGCGAAGTGGCGCTCACGAAACCGATCATCGTCATCAAGGTGGGTCGCACGGAAGCTGCCGCCAAGGCAGCCGCGTCGCACACCGGTTCGCTCACGGGGAGCGATGAAGTGCTTGAAGCCGCGTTCCGTCGCGTTGGTGTGTTGCGGGTGAACACCATCGAGGAGTTGTTTGACATGTCGGAAGTGCTGGCCAAGCAACCGCGCCCGCGCGGGCCGCGGCTGGCCATCGTCACCAACGCCGGCGGCCCCGGCGCGCTCGCTACTGATATGCTCGTCAATTCCGGCGGCCAGCTTGCGGAGTTTTCGGAAACTACCCGTGCCGCGCTCGACCAGTTGTTGCCTCCACACTGGAGTCACAACAACCCCATCGACATCCTCGGCGACGCCGGTCCGGAACGTTACGCCAAAGCCGTCGAACTAGCCGCCCGGGACGCGAACTCGGACGGCGTCCTCGCGATTCTGACGCCGCAAGCGATGACGGAAGCGGTCGCCACCGCCGAACATTTGAAACCGTTCGCCAAACTCGACGGCAAACCGCTGCTCGCCTGTTGGATGGGCGGTCCCGCCGTCGAGGGCGGGGAAGCGATCCTAAACAGTTCAAGCATTCCCACGTTCAAGTATCCCGACCGCGCGGCCCGCGCCTTCGACCTGATGTGGCGTTACACACAAAACCTGCGCAGTCTTTATGAGACGCCGGCCTTGAACGGGACAAAATCCGAACCGAAGTCGGGTTCAAAACCCACGGAGCTGATGGCAAAGGCGCGGAAAGCCGGGCGCACGTTGTTGACCGAATTCGAATCAAAACAAATTCTCGTCGCCTATGACATCCCAACCGTCGCGACGCGCGTCGCGTTGACCGAAGAGGAAGCCGTGGCTCAGGCCAGCGACCTCGGTTACCCGGTCGTGGTGAAACTTTTCTCCGAATCACTCACGCACAAGACGGAGGTCGGTGGCGTGCATCTCAACATCCGCAACGCTGCCGGCGTCCGGCGTGCCTGGCGCGCGATCGAATCGTCGGTGCGCCAGAAAGCCGGTGCGCACCATTTCCTCGGGGTCACGGTGCAGCCGATGATCTCGCTCGAAGGCTACGAACTCATTCTCGGCAGCAGCATAGATGCGCAGTTCGGTCCGGTGCTGTTGTTCGGCGCGGGTGGCCAGCTTGTCGAGGTTTTCAAAGATCGCGCGCTGGGTTTGCCGCCCCTCAATGCCACACTCGCCCGCCGTCTGATGGAACAGACCCGCATCTACACGGCGCTTAGAGGCGTGCGCGGACGCTCGCCCGTGGACCTCGCGGCCTTGGAACAATTGCTGGTGCGCTTCAGTCAGCTCGTCGCCGAGCAACGTTGGATCAAGGAGATCGATATCAATCCGTTGCTGGTTTCGTCCGACCGAATATTGGCGCTCGACGCACGCATCGTGCTGCACGAGCCGACGATGCGCGAGGATCAATTGCCCCGGTCCGCCATCCGCCCTTATCCTTCACAGTACGTCACGGGATGCAAATTGCGAGATGGAACGTCCGTCACCATCCGGCCCATTCGTCCCGAAGACGAGCCGCTGATGGTGACATTTCATCAGACACTTTCCGAGCGCAGCGTTTATTATCGTTACTTCACCCCGTTGCGGCTGGAGCAGCGCACGGCTCACGAGCGCCTCGCCCGCATTTGTTTCATCGACTATGACCGCGAGATGGCCTTGGTCGTCGAACGCGACGATGAAAAGAGCGGTCAACGTGAAATTGTTGGAGTGGGCCGGCTCAGCAAGTTGCATGGCGCGAACGATGCCGAGTTCGCCCTGCTCGTCAGCGATCAATGGCAGCGCCTGGGCTTGGGAACCCGCCTCCTGAAAACGCTCGTCCAGATCGGGCGCGATGAAAAACTGGACCGCATCACGGCAACCATTCTGCCGGACAATCGTGAAATGCAGCACGTGTGTCGGCGCGTCGGATTCCAGATCCGTCATGAAGTAGGGGACGCCGAATGTCGGGCGGAGATTTTGTTATGA